One Aegilops tauschii subsp. strangulata cultivar AL8/78 chromosome 7, Aet v6.0, whole genome shotgun sequence genomic window carries:
- the LOC109785111 gene encoding putative calcium-binding protein CML19, producing MEVAKPGSSKRMSPMGSFKLSLLACGQCKATTVSPPDSPTGAGARSGRSLSSSASSSAGTSRGRERDRQAELREIFRHFDRDMDGRISGRELGEFFASMGDGGAKAALELDAASSGGGGDLMLGFEDFVRIVERKGGEEEEREDLRRAFEAFEAVKGSGRITPRGLQRVLSQLGDDPSVAECEAMIRAYDDDGDSELDFHDFHRMMSHD from the coding sequence ATGGAGGTCGCCAAGCCAGGGTCGTCCAAGCGCATGTCCCCGATGGGGAGCTTCAAGCTGAGCCTGCTCGCCTGCGGCCAGTGCAAGGCCACCACCGTGTCGCCCCCGGACTCCCCCACCGGCGCTGGCGCGAGGTCCGGGCGGTCGCTGTCGTCCTCGGCGTCGTCCTCCGCGGGGACGTCCCGCGGCCGCGAGCGCGACCGCCAGGCGGAGCTGCGGGAGATCTTCCGCCACTTCGACCGCGACATGGACGGCCGCATCTCGGGCCGGGAGCTGGGCGAGTTCTTCGCGTCCATGGGCGACGGCGGCGCAAAAGCCGCGCTGGAGCTGGACGCGGCCAgctccggcggcggtggcgacCTCATGCTGGGGTTCGAGGACTTCGTCAGGATCGTGGAGCGCAagggcggggaggaggaggagcgcgaggACCTGCGCCGCGCGTTCGAGGCCTTCGAGGCCGTCAAGGGCTCCGGCCGGATCACGCCGCGCGGCCTGCAGCGCGTGCTCAGCCAGCTCGGCGACGACCCGTCCGTCGCCGAGTGCGAGGCCATGATACGCGCCtacgacgacgacggcgacagCGAGCTTGATTTCCACGATTTCCACCGCATGATGAGCCATGACTAG